The Pseudofrankia inefficax genome window below encodes:
- a CDS encoding carboxymuconolactone decarboxylase family protein encodes MGVAALRAALPEYAKDLRLNLGSVTSQTHLTEQQLWGTVLTAALASRGRTALAELNQEAREHLTDEAHRAARTAAALMAMNNVYYRSLHLLEDEEYDRLRAGLRMNAIANPGVDKVDFELWSLAASAVNGCGRCLQAHEHELRGRGVPRESIQDALRIASVVHAVAVTLEAEELAPAAA; translated from the coding sequence ATGGGCGTCGCGGCCCTGCGCGCGGCGCTGCCCGAGTACGCCAAGGACCTGCGGCTCAACCTCGGGTCGGTGACCAGCCAGACGCACCTGACCGAGCAGCAGCTGTGGGGCACCGTGCTGACCGCCGCCCTGGCCAGCCGCGGCCGGACGGCGCTCGCGGAGCTGAACCAGGAGGCGCGTGAGCACCTGACCGACGAGGCCCACCGGGCGGCCAGGACCGCGGCGGCGCTGATGGCGATGAACAACGTCTACTACCGCTCGCTGCATCTTCTTGAGGACGAGGAGTACGACCGGCTGCGCGCCGGCCTGCGGATGAACGCGATCGCCAACCCGGGCGTCGACAAGGTCGACTTCGAGCTGTGGTCGCTCGCCGCGTCCGCGGTCAACGGCTGTGGCCGCTGCCTGCAGGCCCACGAGCACGAGCTGCGCGGCCGGGGCGTGCCTCGCGAGTCGATCCAGGACGCGCTCCGGATCGCCTCCGTGGTGCACGCCGTCGCCGTCACCCTCGAAGCCGAGGAGCTCGCGCCGGCGGCGGCCTGA
- a CDS encoding peroxiredoxin, with translation MLTVGDTFPTYDLTAVVSTDPDTAFVQESSAGRPGQWRVVFFWPKDFTFVCPTEIAAFGRLNDEFADRDAQVLGVSTDSEFVHLAWRQNHADLRDLPFPMLADIKKELTTAAGVLGDDGVAQRATFIIDPAGEIQFVMVTAGSVGRNPNEVLRVLDALQTDELCPCNWQKGESTLSVGGRIPAQGKVEVGA, from the coding sequence ATGCTCACCGTCGGTGACACCTTCCCCACCTACGACCTGACCGCCGTGGTCAGCACCGACCCTGACACCGCGTTCGTCCAGGAGTCCTCCGCCGGCCGCCCGGGCCAGTGGCGCGTCGTCTTCTTCTGGCCGAAGGACTTCACCTTCGTCTGCCCGACCGAGATCGCCGCCTTCGGCCGGCTCAACGACGAGTTCGCCGACCGCGACGCCCAGGTGCTCGGCGTTTCCACAGACAGCGAGTTCGTCCACCTCGCGTGGCGGCAGAACCACGCCGACCTGCGCGACCTGCCGTTCCCGATGCTCGCCGACATCAAGAAGGAGCTCACGACGGCCGCCGGGGTCCTCGGCGACGACGGCGTCGCGCAGCGGGCGACCTTCATCATCGACCCGGCCGGCGAGATCCAGTTCGTGATGGTCACGGCGGGGAGTGTCGGCCGGAACCCGAACGAGGTCCTCCGCGTGCTCGACGCCCTCCAGACCGACGAGCTGTGCCCCTGCAACTGGCAGAAGGGCGAGAGCACGCTCTCCGTCGGAGGCAGGATCCCCGCGCAGGGGAAGGTCGAGGTCGGCGCCTGA
- a CDS encoding TetR/AcrR family transcriptional regulator, whose amino-acid sequence MTAGLTERNKLRARREMAEAAGRLFLERGYDATTVQDIADAAGVSSRTFFRYFPAKEDVVTALASASMDDVIDHLGGRDENETLRSAVTAMLHAVLAPVGDAADRARRFQFLLRETPALRGRWLEERRKSRDRLADALTPWFGADVDPMASRLVAGTVLLVLDEVMSRWADDPSLAHPLGLLDEALRLLGEPLLPTSGQ is encoded by the coding sequence ATGACCGCCGGCTTGACGGAACGGAACAAGCTCCGGGCGCGGCGCGAGATGGCCGAGGCCGCCGGTCGGCTCTTCCTGGAGCGGGGCTACGACGCGACCACAGTCCAGGACATCGCCGACGCGGCCGGCGTCTCCTCGCGCACCTTCTTCCGCTACTTCCCCGCGAAGGAGGACGTCGTCACCGCCCTCGCCAGCGCCTCGATGGACGACGTGATCGACCACCTCGGCGGGCGTGACGAGAACGAGACCCTGCGGTCGGCGGTGACGGCGATGTTGCACGCGGTCCTCGCCCCGGTCGGCGACGCCGCCGACCGGGCGCGCCGCTTCCAGTTCCTGTTGCGCGAGACCCCGGCGCTGCGGGGCCGCTGGCTGGAGGAACGGCGCAAGAGCCGCGACCGGCTCGCCGACGCGCTGACTCCCTGGTTCGGCGCCGACGTCGACCCGATGGCCTCTCGTCTGGTCGCCGGCACCGTGCTGCTGGTTCTCGACGAGGTGATGAGCCGGTGGGCCGACGACCCGTCGCTTGCCCATCCGCTGGGCCTGCTGGACGAGGCCCTGCGCCTCCTGGGCGAACCCCTGCTCCCTACCAGCGGGCAGTAA